A single Pristis pectinata isolate sPriPec2 chromosome 6, sPriPec2.1.pri, whole genome shotgun sequence DNA region contains:
- the LOC127571559 gene encoding protein shisa-5-like isoform X2, with product MFADCLPGNSVFCQKILIGVGVVLSVIVVGAVLSCCCCGCCACCRSEPRHSTVLNTSATTVVPVNYAQPIQTYPVCQGYQPVPAHLPPGHLPMTAAPYSNPYTPANQNQGQPPSYQEAASAEQPLCHTMGHPSYISARTANDNPTFVDVVQPGM from the exons TCAAAAGATATTAATTGGAGTTGGAGTGGTCCTTTCTGTCATAGTGGTTGGTGCAGTCCTGTCCTGCTGCTGCTGTGGTTGCTGTGCCTGTTGCCGATCTGAACCACGCCATTCCA CTGTTCTGAACACATCAGCCACCACTGTGGTGCCAGTAAACTATGCACAACCTATCCAGACGTATCCAGTCTGCCAGGGGTACCAACCTGTGCCTGCTCATCTACCTCCTGGACACCTGCCTATGACTGCAGCTCCTTACTCTAATCCTTATACACCGGCAAATCAAAATCAAGGACAACCACCGTCATACCAAGAAGCTGCATCTG CTGAACAACCTTTATGTCACACTATGGGGCATCCTTCATACATTTCTGCCAGAACTGCTAATGATAATCCAACCTTTGTCGACGTAGTGCAACCCGGAATGTGA